CGTGGGGGGAAGCTTCTTTTTCGTTGGCTTGATCGCTCCGCATATGGCGAGAAAACTGGTCGGTCCCGATCACAAATTGCTCATTCCGGCTGCCAGCTTGGCCGGGGGACTAGTCGTGGTGCTGGCTGACACGATTACGCGCACGGTTAGCCTCGTAGGAGATGTGCCGACAGGAATCGTTATTACAGTCATTAGTGTTCCATATTTTCTTTATTTACTAGCAAAAGCCAAATAACAAAATCAATGATACAGTCTGAATATACTGTGGAAAACGGTTTGGCAGGACTGTACGCTCGCGTTTTAAAGCGGAATGCACGATATCAATAGTTAAAAGATCGAAGTTACCCTGTATTACCACTATGCTTCTTAAACAATAGCATATAGAAAAAGATGCCATTACGAGGATATCGTATTGGCATCTTTTGATTTTTTCTCATTATTTGATAGTCAAGTTGATTACCGTAAAATTACATGGGATTTATATGGCAGGCTCATCTGACAGCTGGAAACGGGAAACGAAATACCAGATGAGCTCGCGACGGGAGGATACCTTGGTTTTGGCGAAAATGGATTTCAAATGATCCTGAACGGTGTATACAGAAATATGCATGGCTGCAGCAATCTCTTTGGACGAATAGCTGCGGAGCACATGTCCGAGCAATTCCCTCTCTCGACTGGATAATCCATGGCTCTCGGCGAGCAAGGGAAGCAAATCCTGCGGCATCGCCTGCTCCAAACGGATGGCAATCTGATCCGGTCCCGCGAGCTGTTGCATCAGACTGGCATGAAGTAGGAGGTAACGCCCATCCGGAAGTTGGATACAGACTTTGGAGGGCGAGTCAGGAGTGAGTTGAGTATTTTCAGCCCGTTCTGCCTGATTCTTGCGTTGCAAGTGGGAACTCACTGCACGTACCGGACGGGGCAGAATGTCCGGCCCTACATGTTCCAGCGTGCGTAATTGGGACAGCCAATATTGAGCCGGGGCGTTCAGGGATAAGAGATTGAATGTATCCGAGGTGATCAAAATTCCGGGTTCCTCAGGACTTTCACTCGTGATCTCATCGATCAGTGTCAAGCTCGTGGACCGCAGCATCGATGCAATAGAAGCGGTCCAGGACTGAATCATCAACCGCTCCTCCTCTGTAAAGACAGCACTTTCTGTCTTACGATATAGGGTCAGATATCCCCAGCAAGCGTCTCCACTGACCAATACAGCGCGCAGTTCATCACCGAATCCCGCTGGCTGAAGAATGTTGATGTACCTTGAGCTTTGTTCAGGGTGTGCATTCACGGATGCATGAAGTAAAGCTGTATGTTCACCGCTTCGTATTAATTCAGCGTATTTATGTATATCTTCTTCCATGTATTCATTGACGAATAACCGATCATGAATGGCCTCAATGCCATCTTCTGTCACGGCTCCTGTGGAGAGAAGAGTCAGGGGATCAACGGTAGTGAAACAGTATGCATCGTAAGGTATAACCGTATGGATCTGCTTGAGAACAGCTTCCCGATAGGTACGTGAGGTCCAGGTTCCTTTTTCAAGAGAAGTGATAAGTCTATGGTTCCGATCGATACGTGATGTCAACGAGATTACTCCTCTCTCTGTGCGCATATCCCAATGTTCTGGGATTGTAGGCTCGCCTTATCCTCCTATAATGAAATTAGACGAACAACGAGTCAAGTCTAACTTCAATTCAAGAGGAGCGCGGTGTCCATGAATCACAATCCATCACCGATGAGCTGGGAAACAGCAGATGTTCATCGTTACGAACAATCGATAGCCCTGAAAATTCCGGGTTATTCTCATATGCATGATCTAATGGAACGGCTGCTTTCAGCATGTATTGCGGATAACAACGATATTCATATAATTGTTGCTGGAGCTGGTGGGGGAAAAGAATTAGCTTTGCTTGGTTCACGCCATACCGGGTGGATGCTCACCGGAGTAGATCCTTCGCTGCCGATGTTGCAACTTGCTGAGAAACGAATCGCGGAAGCGGGTATTGGCTCCAGAGTGACGCTGCAACCTGTCACGGTTGAAGAATTGCCGGAGGATATTTTATATGATGGGGCGACAAGTATGCTCATGTTGCATTTCCTTCAAGGGATGAAGGCCAAGA
The window above is part of the Paenibacillus sp. 1781tsa1 genome. Proteins encoded here:
- a CDS encoding LuxR family transcriptional regulator — its product is MTSRIDRNHRLITSLEKGTWTSRTYREAVLKQIHTVIPYDAYCFTTVDPLTLLSTGAVTEDGIEAIHDRLFVNEYMEEDIHKYAELIRSGEHTALLHASVNAHPEQSSRYINILQPAGFGDELRAVLVSGDACWGYLTLYRKTESAVFTEEERLMIQSWTASIASMLRSTSLTLIDEITSESPEEPGILITSDTFNLLSLNAPAQYWLSQLRTLEHVGPDILPRPVRAVSSHLQRKNQAERAENTQLTPDSPSKVCIQLPDGRYLLLHASLMQQLAGPDQIAIRLEQAMPQDLLPLLAESHGLSSRERELLGHVLRSYSSKEIAAAMHISVYTVQDHLKSIFAKTKVSSRRELIWYFVSRFQLSDEPAI
- a CDS encoding class I SAM-dependent methyltransferase, encoding MNHNPSPMSWETADVHRYEQSIALKIPGYSHMHDLMERLLSACIADNNDIHIIVAGAGGGKELALLGSRHTGWMLTGVDPSLPMLQLAEKRIAEAGIGSRVTLQPVTVEELPEDILYDGATSMLMLHFLQGMKAKRAFLTSLAARLKPGAPLIIAAVNADLRSPAHSVMMQAWKDHMLSVGVLPEEWERFAVSLGRESDPICSEEMTQLLTECGFSHITRYFGAFWVEGYYAIRN